From Amycolatopsis sp. YIM 10, the proteins below share one genomic window:
- a CDS encoding ABC transporter permease yields the protein MTSVMSTGRVVGAWRGAALRVEGYWTWYRRYWRSNLYSTGLQPLFFLAAMGLGFGSQVQPGAATGGLSYLHYVAPALLVSASMMLAVGESTYPVLSGFKWQKDYLAATATPISPGQVLGGHLMWVALRLSLAGVVYALMALLLGAWLNAGAVLVVVVGVATGLACSAPVCAFAASTYDETRFATLFRFVVMPMTLFAGTFFPIEQIPLALRWLAWISPLWHGTELARGVTLGTLDLLPGLGHAAFLIVLFGVGFASARHYFYKRLVV from the coding sequence ATGACCTCCGTGATGTCCACCGGACGCGTGGTCGGCGCCTGGCGCGGTGCCGCGCTGCGGGTCGAGGGCTACTGGACCTGGTACCGCCGGTACTGGCGGTCCAACCTGTACTCCACCGGGTTGCAGCCGCTGTTCTTCCTGGCCGCGATGGGGCTGGGCTTCGGCTCGCAGGTGCAGCCGGGCGCGGCCACCGGCGGGCTGTCCTACCTGCACTACGTGGCGCCCGCGCTGCTGGTGTCGGCGTCGATGATGCTGGCGGTCGGGGAGTCCACCTATCCGGTGCTGTCGGGATTCAAGTGGCAGAAGGACTACCTGGCGGCCACCGCCACGCCGATCTCGCCGGGGCAGGTACTCGGCGGGCACCTGATGTGGGTCGCGCTCCGGCTGAGCCTGGCCGGGGTGGTCTACGCGCTGATGGCGCTGCTGCTGGGCGCTTGGCTGAACGCGGGCGCGGTGCTGGTGGTGGTGGTCGGCGTGGCCACCGGGCTGGCCTGCTCGGCGCCGGTCTGCGCGTTCGCGGCGAGCACCTACGACGAGACCCGGTTCGCCACGCTGTTCCGGTTCGTGGTGATGCCGATGACCCTGTTCGCCGGCACCTTCTTCCCGATCGAGCAGATCCCGCTGGCGCTGCGGTGGCTGGCGTGGATCTCCCCGCTGTGGCACGGCACCGAGCTGGCGCGCGGGGTCACCCTCGGCACGCTGGACCTGTTGCCGGGGCTCGGGCACGCGGCCTTCCTGATCGTGTTGTTCGGCGTGGGTTTCGCGAGCGCGCGGCACTACTTCTACA